A genomic segment from Vicia villosa cultivar HV-30 ecotype Madison, WI unplaced genomic scaffold, Vvil1.0 ctg.003290F_1_1, whole genome shotgun sequence encodes:
- the LOC131640741 gene encoding early nodulin-70-like — translation MSPSTPSLPPLEVLMDLENENNGRETRKLWVLNPPEPPCMLHWVADNIKDSVLHCPNLNRFFSLKHQPLDKTVLPLLHGLFPILKSLKSYDVDKFKCDVLAGLILAIFAIPQAMGNASLAKMSPEYGLYTSVVPPIIYALLASSREIVIGPVTVDSLLLSSMIQTLKDPVNDPIAYTHLVLTATFFTGVFQVAFGFLRFGFLVDYLSHATIIGFLAAVAIGIVLQQLKALFGITNFTNKADLISVIKSLWTSYINQSEWHPYNFIIGFSFLSFIIFTRLLGKRKKKFLWLSHMAPLLSFIISTVIAYRVNVHQLKFEDYKIEVLGPIKGGSLNPSSLNQLQLDGNGKYLGALMKIAFTVAIISTTESIAVARIYASLRGYNIDPNREVLSLGIMNIFGSFTSCYVASGSIARTAVNYNAGSQTTVSSIVMALTVLTSLKFLTKLLYFTPKAMLAAIILSAVPGLIDYKKAYEIWKVDKLDFLACAGAFFGVLFSSVEIGLAIGVMISFAKIILISIQPGVTVIGRFPGTDAFGDVEQYPMVINMPGVMVVSIKSAWLCFANASPIRERIERWVTEEKGENGKGESTIKFVIIDASSLVSIDTAGIASLVELNNNLMLHGVTLSIANPRWQVIHKLRLANFVTEIGGRVFLSVGEAIDAILSAKMASV, via the exons ATGAGTCCATCAACACCATCTCTTCCACCTCTGGAAGTGTTGATggaccttgagaatgagaacaATGGTAGAGAAACCAGAAAACTATGGGTGTTGAATCCTCCAGAGCCACCATGCATGCTGCATTGGGTCGCGGACAATATCAAGGACAGCGTATTACATTGTCCGAATCTGAACAGATTCTTTTCTCTCAAACATCAACCTTTGGATAAAACAGTGTTACCTTTGTTGCATGGTTTGTTTCCCATTCTTAAGTCATTAAAAAGCTATGATGTTGATAAGTTCAAGTGTGACGTATTGGCGGGTTTAATCCTCGCAATCTTCGCTATTCCTCAGGCTATGGGAAATGCGAGTTTGGCGAAGATGAGTCCTGAATATGGCCTAT ATACAAGTGTTGTTCCGCCTATTATTTATGCTTTGTTGGCGAGTTCGAGGGAGATAGTAATAGGACCTGTAACTGTGGATTCATTGCTACTTTCTTCAATGATTCAAACATTGAAAGATCCTGTAAATGATCCCATTGCTTATACTCATCTTGTTTTGACTGCAACTTTTTTTACTGGTGTCTTCCAAGTTGCTTTCGGATTCCTCAG ATTTGGATTTCTGGTAGATTATCTTTCTCATGCCACGATAATCGGGTTCTTGGCAGCAGTTGCCATAGGCATTGTATTACAACAATTGAAAGCGCTATTCGGAATCACCAACTTTACAAACAAAGCCGATTTAATCTCTGTGATTAAATCTCTTTGGACATCTTACATAAACCAA TCAGAATGGCATCCTTACAATTTTATCATTGGATTCTCATTTTTGTCCTTCATCATATTTACTAGATTACTG gggaaaaggaaaaagaaattctTGTGGCTATCACACATGGCTCCTCTTCTTTCATTCATTATATCAACTGTTATAGCATATAGAGTAAATGTTCATCAACTCAAATTTGAAGACTATAAAATCGAAGTTTTAGGACCGATCAAAGGAGGTAGTTTGAATCCAAGTTCACTCAATCAATTACAGCTTGATGGTAATGGTAAATATTTAGGTGCTTTGATGAAAATAGCATTTACAGTTGCGATTATTTCAACCACG GAATCTATAGCTGTTGCAAGAATATATGCATCACTAAGAGGTTacaatattgatccaaatagAGAAGTTCTATCCTTAGGGATAATGAACATTTTCGGATCCTTCACTTCTTGCTATGTTGCATCAG GTTCTATTGCTCGCACGGCTGTAAACTATAACGCTGGTTCGCAAACAACGGTGTCAAGCATAGTGATGGCGCTCACGGTGTTGACGTCGCTTAAATTTTTGACAAAACTGTTATATTTCACTCCAAAAGCAATGCTAGCAGCAATAATTCTTTCAGCTGTACCAGGACTTATTGATTATAAAAAAGCATATGAAATTTGGAAAGTTGATAAATTAGATTTTCTTGCATGTGCTGGAGCATTCTTTGGTGTGTTGTTTTCATCTGTCGAAATAGGCCTTGCAATTGGGGTCATGATATCATTTGCGAAGATAATTTTGATATCGATTCAACCTGGTGTAACGGTTATTGGAAGGTTTCCGGGAACTGATGCATTTGGCGACGTAGAACAATATCCGATGGTGATTAACATGCCCGGAGTTATGGTTGTTAGTATAAAATCTGCATGGCTTTGTTTTGCAAATGCAAGTCCTATAAGGGAAAGGATTGAGAGATGGGTGACTGAAGAAAAAGGTGAAAATGGTAAAGGAGAAAGTACCATCAAATTTGTCATTATTGATGCATCAA GTCTTGTGAGTATTGACACAGCAGGAATAGCTTCGCTGGTGGAGCTGAATAATAATCTTATGTTACATGGAGTCACG TTATCCATTGCTAACCCGAGATGGCAAGTGATTCACAAATTAAGATTGGCTAACTTTGTAACTGAAATTGGAGGAAGGGTTTTTCTGTCTGTGGGAGAAGCTATTGATGCAATACTTAGTGCAAAAATGGCTTCCGTATAA